The following proteins come from a genomic window of Iamia sp. SCSIO 61187:
- a CDS encoding TetR/AcrR family transcriptional regulator: MAPAESSDGDGRTARRARNREAVVTALLDLYRDGVLMPSADQIAARAGVSARSIFRYFADVDDLASEAVARQQEHLAPLLVLDLDPDAPLDDRIAAFVSARVRVLSGMGEVGRVARIRSVQQPVVARGLAHIRRALRDQVSVVLGPGLADRPDAERAALLAAADVLCSWEAHDLMRHDQGLGPDATEAAMGLALRRLLAPAPAPVEDRR; this comes from the coding sequence GTGGCCCCCGCCGAGAGCTCCGACGGTGACGGCCGGACCGCCCGGCGGGCGCGCAACCGGGAGGCCGTCGTCACCGCCCTGCTGGACCTGTACCGAGACGGCGTCCTCATGCCGTCGGCCGACCAGATCGCCGCCCGCGCCGGCGTGTCGGCTCGCTCGATCTTCCGCTACTTCGCCGACGTCGACGACCTGGCCTCGGAGGCGGTCGCCCGCCAGCAGGAGCACCTCGCCCCGCTGCTCGTGCTCGACCTCGACCCCGATGCCCCGCTCGACGACCGCATCGCCGCCTTCGTGTCGGCCCGGGTCCGGGTGCTGTCCGGGATGGGCGAGGTCGGCCGCGTCGCCCGCATCCGGTCCGTCCAGCAGCCGGTCGTCGCTCGTGGCCTGGCCCACATCCGCCGCGCCCTCCGGGACCAGGTCAGCGTCGTCCTCGGCCCCGGCCTCGCCGACCGCCCCGACGCCGAGCGCGCCGCCCTCCTCGCCGCCGCCGACGTGCTCTGCTCGTGGGAGGCCCACGACCTCATGCGCCACGACCAGGGGCTCGGCCCGGACGCCACCGAGGCCGCCATGGGCCTCGCCCTGCGGCGCCTCCTGGCCCCGGCCCCCGCCCCCGTCGAGGACCGGCGGTGA
- a CDS encoding SRPBCC family protein gives MRASVRRHVVIAAPADAAWAVVTRADVLHHWFPGLREVVMTAPQVRRITTGIGVSLDEEIVTNDPLQRRFQYRIVGGLFAEHLASIDVIALDDDRCLVTYASDADPATMAIVLGGVMEEALTSLRAQLEAGAGPALDAIATPAPVPTTAEGASA, from the coding sequence GTGAGGGCGAGCGTCCGGCGCCACGTCGTCATCGCCGCCCCCGCCGACGCCGCCTGGGCCGTCGTCACCCGCGCCGACGTCCTCCACCACTGGTTCCCCGGGCTGCGGGAGGTCGTGATGACGGCGCCGCAGGTGCGGCGGATCACCACCGGCATCGGCGTCAGCCTCGACGAGGAGATCGTGACCAACGATCCGCTCCAGCGCCGGTTCCAGTACCGGATCGTCGGCGGCCTCTTCGCCGAGCACCTGGCCAGCATCGACGTCATCGCCCTGGACGACGACCGGTGCCTCGTCACCTACGCCAGCGACGCCGACCCCGCCACCATGGCCATCGTCCTCGGGGGCGTGATGGAGGAGGCGCTCACCTCGCTGCGGGCCCAGCTCGAGGCCGGGGCCGGCCCGGCGCTCGACGCCATCGCCACCCCCGCCCCCGTCCCCACCACCGCCGAGGGAGCGTCCGCCTGA
- a CDS encoding sulfatase translates to MGRKILFVTTDQQRYDTFGCNGAVVGSTPVVDALAAAGVRYERAVPQSVVCMPSRSTMLTGQHPATHGVWMNGVALPQDAPSVAATLHRAGYRTALVGKPHFEPFLDPFGRFPENGLADAGIHTVAGPWSDGTIGPHRGFDHMELASHSPMGALHYARWIQGEHPDQVGGFYPVLDDDLEVNGAGGGDTGAPQVKANPIPREWYHTDWVADRTIAWLDGLDADDDWFAWMSFPDPHHPWDPPAAEKGRVDWRDVPLPAGYPTDRAEREALLDAKPRHWRLWYDGALVSNYEAPTHWVPATLTADQVREVNAMNAVEVELIDEAVGRVLAAIDARGWTDDVDVVITTDHGELQGDFGLLFKGPYHVDGLMRLPLIWRPAPSAAVTPAVVSRPVGLVDLAPTFCEIAGLDAEPWMEGRALPVDDADADARGHERALTTWDSELLGVAVHLQTITRDGLVCTTYAPGTVHDGTEGELYDLADDPLQRVNRWDDPAMASVRDDLVADLRSSLPPARAPRLPLEAPV, encoded by the coding sequence ATGGGCCGCAAGATCCTGTTCGTCACCACCGACCAGCAGCGCTACGACACCTTCGGCTGCAACGGCGCCGTCGTCGGGTCGACCCCGGTGGTCGACGCCCTGGCCGCCGCCGGCGTCCGCTACGAGCGGGCCGTGCCCCAGTCGGTGGTCTGCATGCCCTCGCGCTCGACGATGCTCACCGGCCAGCACCCGGCCACCCACGGCGTGTGGATGAACGGCGTCGCCCTCCCCCAGGACGCCCCGTCCGTCGCCGCCACCCTGCACCGGGCCGGGTACCGCACGGCCCTCGTGGGCAAGCCCCACTTCGAGCCCTTCCTCGACCCCTTCGGCCGGTTCCCCGAGAACGGCCTGGCCGACGCCGGCATCCACACCGTCGCCGGTCCGTGGAGCGACGGCACCATCGGCCCGCACCGGGGCTTCGACCACATGGAGCTGGCCAGCCACTCGCCCATGGGCGCCCTCCACTACGCCCGCTGGATCCAGGGCGAGCACCCCGACCAGGTGGGCGGCTTCTACCCCGTGCTCGACGACGACCTCGAGGTCAACGGGGCCGGCGGCGGCGACACCGGCGCTCCGCAGGTGAAGGCCAACCCCATCCCGCGGGAGTGGTACCACACCGACTGGGTCGCCGATCGGACGATCGCCTGGCTCGACGGCCTCGACGCCGACGATGACTGGTTCGCGTGGATGAGCTTCCCCGACCCCCACCACCCGTGGGACCCGCCGGCGGCGGAGAAGGGCCGGGTGGACTGGCGCGACGTGCCGCTCCCCGCCGGGTACCCGACCGACCGGGCCGAGCGGGAGGCGCTTCTCGACGCCAAGCCCCGACACTGGCGACTCTGGTACGACGGCGCCCTCGTCTCGAACTACGAGGCCCCGACCCACTGGGTCCCGGCCACCCTCACCGCCGACCAGGTGCGCGAGGTGAACGCCATGAACGCCGTCGAGGTCGAGCTCATCGACGAGGCCGTCGGGCGCGTCCTCGCCGCCATCGACGCGCGGGGCTGGACCGACGACGTCGACGTCGTCATCACCACCGACCACGGCGAGCTGCAGGGCGACTTCGGCCTCCTGTTCAAGGGGCCGTACCACGTCGACGGGCTCATGCGGCTCCCGCTGATCTGGCGCCCGGCGCCGTCGGCTGCGGTCACGCCGGCGGTGGTCAGCCGGCCCGTCGGGCTGGTCGACCTGGCCCCGACCTTCTGCGAGATCGCCGGGCTCGACGCCGAGCCGTGGATGGAGGGACGGGCCCTCCCCGTCGACGACGCCGACGCCGACGCCCGGGGCCACGAACGGGCCCTGACCACCTGGGACAGCGAGCTGCTCGGCGTCGCCGTGCACCTGCAGACGATCACACGCGACGGGCTCGTCTGCACGACCTACGCCCCCGGCACCGTCCACGACGGGACCGAGGGCGAGCTCTACGACCTGGCCGACGACCCCCTCCAGCGGGTCAACCGCTGGGACGACCCGGCCATGGCCTCGGTGCGCGACGACCTCGTCGCCGACCTCCGCTCCTCCCTCCCCCCGGCCCGGGCCCCGCGCCTCCCCCTCGAGGCCCCCGTCTGA
- a CDS encoding maleylpyruvate isomerase N-terminal domain-containing protein — translation MGTPWGDRVFEATAAVVDALGPLADHGWDARAGGLEWTCRQTAAHIASDLLRYAAQLAGRTDDAYLRFAVTVADEAPPDELLRIIHGGGHVLAAVVDAAPTDARAWHWGPTDRSGFAAMGVGELLVHTYDITQGLGHDWRPPPALAAVVVERLHAGSAALDDPADVLLWSTGRIEIEGLDRVDDWVWRAAAR, via the coding sequence ATGGGCACGCCGTGGGGGGACCGGGTCTTCGAGGCGACGGCGGCCGTCGTCGACGCGCTGGGCCCGCTCGCCGACCACGGGTGGGACGCCCGTGCAGGTGGGCTCGAGTGGACCTGCCGTCAGACCGCCGCCCACATCGCCTCAGACCTGCTCCGGTACGCCGCCCAGCTCGCGGGGCGCACCGACGACGCGTACCTCCGGTTCGCGGTGACCGTGGCGGACGAGGCGCCCCCGGACGAGCTGCTGCGGATCATCCACGGCGGCGGCCACGTCCTCGCGGCCGTGGTCGACGCCGCGCCGACCGACGCCCGGGCCTGGCACTGGGGGCCGACGGACCGGTCGGGGTTCGCAGCCATGGGCGTCGGCGAGCTGCTCGTCCACACCTACGACATCACGCAGGGCCTGGGTCACGACTGGCGTCCGCCGCCCGCTCTCGCCGCGGTCGTCGTGGAGCGTCTCCACGCCGGCTCCGCGGCACTCGACGACCCGGCGGACGTCCTCCTGTGGTCGACGGGACGCATCGAGATCGAGGGCCTCGACCGGGTCGACGACTGGGTGTGGCGAGCCGCGGCCCGGTGA
- a CDS encoding nuclear transport factor 2 family protein, whose product MTAQTQLVDRYMEGFRRSDHEAILETLADDVVWIIHGHRTTKGKAEFDDEIENPAFEGSPELTVDRTIESDGAVVTTGVGVGHHREAGRFRFAYNDIFTFRDGLIAQVDSYIVPLG is encoded by the coding sequence ATGACCGCCCAGACACAGCTCGTCGACCGCTACATGGAGGGCTTCCGGCGCAGCGACCACGAAGCGATCCTCGAAACCCTCGCCGACGACGTCGTGTGGATCATCCACGGGCACCGCACGACGAAGGGCAAGGCCGAGTTCGACGACGAGATCGAGAACCCCGCCTTCGAGGGCAGCCCCGAGCTGACCGTGGACCGGACCATCGAGTCCGACGGCGCGGTCGTCACCACGGGCGTCGGCGTCGGGCACCACCGGGAGGCCGGCCGCTTCCGGTTCGCCTACAACGACATCTTCACGTTCCGCGACGGGCTCATCGCCCAGGTCGACTCCTACATCGTCCCCCTCGGGTGA
- a CDS encoding SRPBCC domain-containing protein yields MTARTRGHGDELIATRPVAADPDVVWEAFTTPEHLAAFWGGHHATVPQGSVSVDLRVGGAFELETRGADGSRTRLRFRYEVVEPPTRLVLTEPASGIRTDIRFEATATGTTVVVHQRRLPPELQTEQAADGLAGILDRLAAVLPTIDHPAKET; encoded by the coding sequence GTGACGGCGAGGACCCGCGGGCACGGCGACGAGCTCATCGCCACGCGGCCCGTGGCCGCCGATCCCGACGTGGTCTGGGAGGCGTTCACCACGCCGGAGCACCTCGCCGCGTTCTGGGGCGGTCACCACGCGACGGTGCCCCAGGGTTCGGTGTCGGTCGACCTGCGCGTCGGTGGCGCCTTCGAGCTCGAGACCCGCGGCGCCGACGGCAGTCGCACCCGGCTGCGCTTCCGCTACGAGGTCGTCGAACCACCCACCCGGCTCGTCCTCACCGAGCCCGCCTCGGGCATCAGGACCGACATCCGGTTCGAGGCCACGGCGACCGGGACGACCGTCGTGGTCCACCAACGCCGCCTGCCGCCCGAGCTGCAGACCGAGCAGGCCGCCGACGGCCTGGCCGGCATCCTCGACCGGCTCGCCGCCGTGCTGCCCACCATCGACCACCCTGCGAAGGAGACCTGA
- a CDS encoding helix-turn-helix transcriptional regulator → MITSTDVDDDLDAAFAALGDGTRRAIISRLARGEATVGELAAPFDLTHQAVSRHVGILRRCGLIHQRVDGQRRPCRLNVERMRELTGWITEQQVEWESRLDRLEEHVASLDATEAP, encoded by the coding sequence GTGATCACGTCGACCGATGTCGATGACGACCTGGACGCCGCCTTCGCAGCCCTGGGCGACGGCACCCGCCGGGCGATCATCAGCCGCCTGGCCCGGGGCGAGGCGACCGTCGGTGAGCTCGCCGCACCGTTCGACCTCACGCACCAGGCCGTGTCCCGCCACGTCGGGATCCTCCGCCGCTGCGGCCTGATCCACCAACGGGTGGACGGCCAGCGGCGACCGTGCCGGCTCAACGTCGAGCGCATGCGGGAGCTGACCGGCTGGATCACCGAGCAGCAGGTCGAGTGGGAGTCGCGCCTCGATCGCCTCGAGGAGCACGTGGCCTCGCTCGACGCCACGGAGGCGCCGTGA
- a CDS encoding VOC family protein codes for MSVQLNHTIVYATDAHASASYLAEMLDRPAPVRAGPFWQVDLDNGVSLDYASAAEEEVETLPSLHLAFLVSEEQFDATYGRITGRGVTHWADPMQRGVNEINTHDGGRGVYWQDPDGHFLEIITVPYGGWPPSP; via the coding sequence GTGTCCGTGCAGCTCAACCACACGATCGTCTACGCCACCGACGCCCACGCGTCCGCCTCCTACCTCGCCGAGATGCTCGACCGGCCGGCGCCGGTCCGGGCCGGACCGTTCTGGCAGGTCGACCTCGACAACGGGGTCTCGCTCGACTACGCCTCGGCCGCCGAGGAGGAGGTCGAGACCCTGCCGTCGCTGCACCTCGCCTTCCTCGTCAGCGAAGAGCAGTTCGACGCGACCTACGGCCGCATCACCGGTCGCGGCGTCACCCACTGGGCCGATCCGATGCAGCGAGGGGTCAACGAGATCAACACCCACGACGGGGGCCGGGGCGTCTACTGGCAGGACCCCGATGGTCACTTCCTCGAGATCATCACCGTCCCCTACGGCGGCTGGCCCCCCTCGCCGTAG
- a CDS encoding aldo/keto reductase yields the protein MTASPRTTDLGTRTLGRTAPLTVSTMGLGCMGMSEFYGTGDEQEGIATIHRALDLGVTFLDTADMYGPFTNERLVGKAIAGRRDEVQLATKFGNERAEDGTRLGINGRPEYVRAACDASLERLGVDHIDLYYQHRVDQTVPIEDTVGAMAELVAAGKVRHLGLSEASATTIRRAHAVHPITALQSEYSLFSRDLDDEILPTIRELGIGLVPYSPLGRGLLTGAITDATSLEEGDSRTTGYFPRFQGEALDANLALVARVRQRAEARGVTAGQMALAWVLAQGDDVVPIPGTKRVRYLEENVAAASVALTADEVAALEEAIPRHAVAGPRYVDMSSIDRS from the coding sequence ATGACCGCTTCACCCCGCACCACCGACCTCGGCACCCGCACCCTGGGTCGCACCGCGCCCCTCACCGTCTCCACCATGGGCCTCGGCTGCATGGGGATGTCGGAGTTCTACGGGACGGGCGACGAGCAGGAGGGCATCGCCACCATCCACCGAGCGCTCGACCTCGGCGTCACGTTCCTCGACACCGCCGACATGTACGGCCCGTTCACCAACGAGCGCCTCGTCGGGAAGGCCATCGCCGGCCGCCGCGACGAGGTCCAGCTGGCCACCAAGTTCGGCAACGAGCGGGCCGAGGACGGCACCCGCCTCGGCATCAACGGCCGACCGGAGTACGTGCGGGCCGCCTGCGACGCCTCCCTCGAGCGCCTCGGCGTCGACCACATCGACCTCTACTACCAGCACCGCGTCGACCAGACGGTGCCGATCGAGGACACCGTGGGCGCCATGGCCGAGCTGGTCGCGGCGGGGAAGGTCCGCCACCTCGGGCTGTCGGAGGCGTCGGCGACGACCATCCGCCGGGCCCACGCCGTCCACCCCATCACCGCCCTGCAGTCCGAGTACAGCCTGTTCAGCCGCGACCTGGACGACGAGATCCTGCCGACCATCCGCGAGCTCGGCATCGGGCTGGTGCCGTACTCGCCGCTCGGCCGGGGGCTGCTCACGGGCGCCATCACCGACGCGACCTCGCTGGAGGAGGGCGACTCGCGCACCACGGGGTACTTCCCCCGCTTCCAGGGCGAGGCCCTCGACGCCAACCTGGCCCTGGTGGCCCGGGTGCGCCAGCGGGCCGAGGCCCGGGGCGTCACCGCCGGGCAGATGGCCCTGGCCTGGGTGCTGGCCCAGGGCGACGACGTCGTCCCCATCCCCGGGACCAAGCGGGTCCGCTACCTCGAGGAGAACGTGGCTGCCGCCTCGGTCGCCCTCACCGCGGACGAGGTCGCCGCCCTCGAGGAGGCCATCCCGCGCCATGCCGTCGCGGGTCCCCGGTACGTCGACATGTCGAGCATCGACAGGTCGTAG
- a CDS encoding GrpB family protein produces MADDGRVPDDTVSVVPHDPGWAGRFAQAATTLRRVLPEALLIEHVGSTAVPGLAARDSVDVMVVIDDLGLVRERAPALAVAGFDLRLGSSFTSDDHLFLRRVVDHHRTHHVHALLPSSPAVTDYLLLRDYLRADADAAARYGEAKIRLAAEHRPADDGRAAPGPGADRNGYVRAKPMLVAAVMADARAWAAATRGA; encoded by the coding sequence ATGGCCGACGACGGGCGGGTCCCCGACGACACCGTCTCGGTCGTGCCCCACGATCCCGGCTGGGCCGGACGGTTCGCCCAGGCGGCGACGACGCTGCGCCGGGTGCTGCCCGAGGCGCTGCTCATCGAGCACGTCGGATCGACGGCCGTCCCGGGCCTCGCCGCCCGCGACAGCGTCGACGTCATGGTGGTCATCGACGACCTCGGTCTGGTGCGCGAGCGGGCCCCTGCCCTTGCCGTCGCCGGCTTCGACCTCCGTCTGGGCTCGTCGTTCACGAGCGACGACCACCTCTTCCTGCGGCGCGTGGTCGACCACCACCGCACCCACCACGTCCACGCCCTGCTGCCCTCGTCGCCGGCGGTGACGGACTACCTGCTCCTCCGGGACTACCTGCGCGCCGACGCCGACGCCGCCGCCCGGTACGGGGAGGCCAAGATCCGGCTGGCGGCCGAGCACCGCCCTGCCGACGACGGCAGAGCGGCTCCGGGGCCGGGCGCTGACCGCAACGGCTACGTCAGGGCCAAGCCGATGCTCGTGGCCGCGGTGATGGCCGACGCCCGGGCCTGGGCGGCGGCGACCCGAGGGGCTTGA
- a CDS encoding S8 family serine peptidase, with the protein MAPPTSASRAPWRSLALVTALLAASLGALVGGTSASGASVPAAARISDTLAATLTRARAGVPLPVMVHGTDVATARGAARASGMTVLTSFDRIGVVVAAGTPDQVQAVRSRPGVTYVEGDQPIAFSLATSGEATRGDDALAAGVPGAPGTPLDGRGVSVAVIDSGVDGTHPFFRDPDGDSAVVRNLKGLCAFGTLVPIPASACFADLTAVNDTDTLSVGGHGTHVAGIVAGRSVTTTGAGAHQLDGAARGASIVSLSVGAGLSILGADAALNWVLENHEAPCGAGVSAAACPPIKVTNNSYGPAGGGDFDPESATVKLQRALAAEGVVTVWAAGNDGGDGSTSLTNPPGQDPTPGIISVASYDDGGTGTRDGVVSDFSSRGDAADQSTWPDLSAPGTDIESACRPYLVICSTGLAPVNGPGLLDLATFNTISGTSMAAPHIAGIVAQLFQADPTATPAEVEAALNGSAHKLTDGAAYTGSDAAGSTSYDKGHGLVDVVAAVAALTA; encoded by the coding sequence ATGGCTCCCCCGACGTCTGCCTCGCGCGCCCCGTGGCGCTCCCTCGCCCTCGTGACCGCCCTCCTCGCCGCCAGCCTGGGCGCCCTGGTCGGCGGGACCTCTGCCTCCGGCGCCAGCGTCCCGGCCGCCGCCCGCATCTCCGACACCCTCGCCGCCACGTTGACCCGGGCCCGAGCCGGGGTGCCGCTGCCGGTGATGGTCCACGGGACCGACGTGGCCACCGCCCGGGGCGCGGCCCGGGCCAGCGGGATGACGGTCCTCACGTCGTTCGACCGCATCGGCGTCGTGGTCGCCGCCGGCACCCCGGACCAGGTGCAGGCCGTGCGCTCCCGGCCCGGCGTCACCTACGTCGAGGGCGACCAGCCCATCGCCTTCTCCCTCGCCACCTCCGGTGAGGCCACCCGCGGCGACGACGCCCTCGCCGCCGGTGTCCCCGGCGCCCCCGGGACCCCGCTCGACGGCCGGGGCGTGAGCGTCGCCGTCATCGACTCCGGCGTCGACGGCACCCACCCGTTCTTCCGGGACCCCGACGGCGACAGCGCGGTGGTCCGCAACCTCAAGGGCCTGTGCGCCTTCGGCACCCTCGTCCCCATCCCCGCCAGCGCCTGCTTCGCCGACCTGACCGCCGTCAACGACACCGACACCCTCTCGGTCGGCGGCCACGGCACCCACGTGGCCGGCATCGTCGCCGGCCGCTCGGTGACGACCACCGGCGCCGGTGCCCACCAGCTCGACGGCGCCGCCCGGGGGGCGTCGATCGTGTCACTGTCGGTCGGGGCCGGGCTCAGCATCCTGGGCGCCGACGCCGCCCTCAACTGGGTGCTGGAGAACCACGAGGCGCCCTGCGGCGCCGGGGTCAGCGCCGCCGCGTGCCCGCCGATCAAGGTCACCAACAACTCCTACGGCCCCGCCGGCGGGGGCGACTTCGACCCCGAGAGCGCCACGGTCAAGCTCCAGCGGGCCCTGGCCGCCGAGGGCGTCGTCACCGTCTGGGCCGCCGGCAACGACGGGGGCGACGGGTCGACGTCGCTGACCAACCCGCCGGGCCAGGACCCGACGCCGGGGATCATCTCGGTCGCCTCCTACGACGACGGCGGCACCGGCACCCGCGACGGCGTGGTGTCCGACTTCTCCTCCCGCGGCGACGCCGCCGACCAGAGCACCTGGCCGGACCTGTCGGCGCCGGGCACCGACATCGAGTCGGCGTGCCGGCCCTACCTCGTCATCTGCTCCACCGGGCTCGCGCCGGTGAACGGGCCCGGGCTGCTCGACCTGGCCACGTTCAACACCATCTCGGGGACGTCGATGGCCGCGCCCCACATCGCCGGCATCGTCGCCCAGCTGTTCCAGGCCGACCCGACGGCGACCCCCGCCGAGGTCGAGGCCGCCCTCAACGGCAGCGCCCACAAGCTCACCGACGGCGCCGCCTACACCGGTTCCGACGCCGCCGGCTCCACGTCCTACGACAAGGGCCACGGCCTCGTCGACGTCGTCGCCGCCGTGGCCGCCCTCACGGCCTGA
- a CDS encoding NAD(P)/FAD-dependent oxidoreductase — MDAETVDAVVIGMGPGGEDVAGRLAEAGLSVVGIEAELVGGECPYWGCIPSKMMIRAAHLLAEARRIPGMAGTSTVTPDWAPVAERIRAEATDTWDDTVAVDRFVGKGGRFVRGRGRLVAPDRVEVGDQAFVARRAVVLATGTAPAIPPIEGLADTPYWTNRGAVAATEVPGRLVVLGGGAIGAELAQVFARFGSAVTVVEAADRLLPLDEPEAGAIVAGAFAADGIDVITGVGAERVAHADGAFTVTLADGRTVEADELLVATGRRADSAGLGAGAVGVPDDARWVPVDDHLRVADGVWAVGDLTGKGAFTHVAMYQAGIAAADILGDDHEPADYAALPRVTFTDPEVGAVGRTEADAREAGIDVAVGVAQVPSSARGWIHKAGNEGFIKLVADRERGVLVGATSAGPVGGEVLGHLALAVHARVPLATLRTMIYAYPTFHRGIEDALRDLDA; from the coding sequence ATGGATGCGGAGACGGTCGACGCCGTGGTCATCGGGATGGGGCCGGGAGGGGAGGACGTGGCCGGCCGGCTGGCCGAGGCGGGGCTCTCGGTGGTGGGCATCGAGGCCGAGCTGGTCGGCGGAGAGTGCCCCTACTGGGGCTGCATCCCCTCGAAGATGATGATCCGGGCCGCCCACCTGCTGGCCGAGGCCCGCCGCATCCCCGGCATGGCCGGGACGTCGACGGTGACGCCCGACTGGGCCCCGGTCGCCGAGCGGATCCGGGCCGAGGCCACCGACACCTGGGACGACACCGTCGCCGTCGACCGGTTCGTGGGCAAGGGCGGGCGGTTCGTGCGGGGCCGGGGGCGGCTGGTCGCCCCCGACCGGGTCGAGGTGGGCGACCAGGCCTTCGTGGCCCGGCGCGCCGTGGTGCTGGCCACGGGCACGGCGCCGGCGATCCCGCCCATCGAGGGGCTGGCCGACACGCCGTACTGGACCAACCGGGGCGCGGTGGCGGCGACCGAGGTGCCGGGTCGGCTCGTCGTCCTCGGCGGCGGGGCCATCGGGGCCGAGCTGGCCCAGGTGTTCGCCCGCTTCGGGTCGGCCGTGACCGTGGTCGAGGCGGCCGACCGGCTCCTCCCGCTGGACGAGCCCGAGGCGGGGGCGATCGTGGCCGGGGCCTTCGCCGCCGACGGGATCGACGTCATCACCGGCGTCGGCGCCGAACGGGTCGCCCACGCCGACGGTGCCTTCACCGTCACCCTGGCCGACGGGCGGACCGTCGAGGCCGACGAGCTGCTGGTCGCCACCGGCCGCCGGGCCGACTCGGCCGGGCTCGGGGCCGGCGCGGTCGGGGTGCCCGACGACGCCCGGTGGGTGCCGGTCGACGACCACCTGCGCGTCGCCGACGGGGTGTGGGCCGTCGGCGACCTCACCGGCAAGGGCGCCTTCACCCACGTGGCCATGTACCAGGCCGGCATCGCCGCCGCCGACATCCTGGGCGATGACCACGAGCCGGCCGACTACGCCGCCCTGCCCCGCGTGACCTTCACCGACCCGGAGGTCGGGGCGGTGGGGCGGACCGAGGCCGACGCCCGCGAGGCGGGGATCGATGTGGCCGTCGGCGTCGCCCAGGTGCCCTCGTCGGCCCGGGGCTGGATCCACAAGGCGGGCAACGAGGGGTTCATCAAGCTGGTCGCCGACCGCGAGCGCGGCGTCCTGGTGGGCGCCACCTCCGCCGGCCCCGTCGGCGGCGAGGTCCTCGGCCACCTCGCCCTCGCCGTCCACGCCCGGGTCCCGCTGGCGACCCTGCGGACGATGATCTACGCCTACCCGACGTTCCACCGCGGCATCGAGGACGCCCTCCGCGACCTGGACGCCTAG
- a CDS encoding sigma-70 family RNA polymerase sigma factor has translation MALGTTRSEGDDRRGAVPEPVVAPALDRQGRDARVTGFEAFFREEYPRLVVLLVAVTGSRPVAEELAQEALLRAHVRWDRIVGYERPGAWVRRVALNLASHHRRRRRSEQRAVDRVGRQRPPEPYAYGDGDDFWALVRRLPRRQAAAVALHHLEDRPVAEVALILGCAEGTAKAHLHRGRAALARLLDIPEEP, from the coding sequence ATGGCGCTGGGCACCACCCGGTCGGAGGGGGACGACCGCCGGGGCGCGGTGCCCGAGCCGGTCGTGGCGCCGGCGCTCGACCGACAGGGCCGGGACGCGCGGGTCACCGGCTTCGAGGCGTTCTTCCGCGAGGAGTACCCACGCCTGGTCGTCCTGCTGGTGGCGGTGACCGGCAGCCGTCCCGTCGCCGAGGAGCTGGCCCAGGAGGCCCTCCTGCGGGCCCACGTCCGCTGGGACCGGATCGTCGGCTACGAGCGACCCGGGGCCTGGGTCCGGCGGGTCGCCCTCAACCTGGCCAGCCACCACCGCCGTCGGCGCCGCTCCGAGCAGCGGGCCGTCGACCGGGTGGGGCGCCAGCGGCCGCCGGAGCCCTACGCCTACGGCGACGGCGACGACTTCTGGGCGCTCGTCCGCCGCCTGCCCCGCCGTCAGGCCGCCGCCGTGGCCCTGCACCACCTCGAGGACCGGCCCGTCGCCGAGGTCGCCCTGATCCTGGGCTGCGCCGAGGGCACGGCCAAGGCCCACCTGCACCGCGGTCGGGCCGCCCTCGCCCGCCTGCTCGACATCCCGGAGGAGCCCTGA